In Pochonia chlamydosporia 170 chromosome 3, whole genome shotgun sequence, the following are encoded in one genomic region:
- a CDS encoding emopamil binding protein domain-containing protein, with amino-acid sequence MDAATPTHPYYPLTASIPSYVANDSSVVRLLVTFGVMVGVVTGLAYWQTLQSPLRLRPIDRFAVVWFALCGFLHVGFEGYYLYHRTNIPQLQTVFGQLWKEYALSDSRYLTSDVFTVCIETITAFAWGPLSWLTYFAILTNSPYRHINQVIVSTAHLYGVALYYGTNFGDFRATGVSYSRPEAQYYWMYYIGLNAPWAVVPLFFLYDSYKQTAKAFRALQTHESERKTQ; translated from the exons ATGGACGCCGCCACCCCCACCCACCCGTATTACCCCCTGACAGCCTCCATCCCGAGCTATGTCGCCAATGACTCGTCCGTTGTGCGGCTGCTCGTTACCTTTGGAGTCATGGTGGGCGTGGTGACAGGCTTAGCTTATTGGCAGACTCTTCAGAGTCCATTACGCTTGCGGCCCATTGACCGTTTTGCTGTGGTGTGGTTTGCTCTAT GTGGATTCTTACACGTTGGCTTTGAAG GGTATTATCTGTACCACCGCACCAACATCCCGCAACTGCAGACCGTCTTTGGCCAGCTGTGGAAGGAATATGCGCTTTCGGACTCTCGTTACCTGACATCTGATGTGTTTACCGTTTGCATTGAGACCATCACTGCG TTTGCCTGGGGTCCTCTCAGCTGGCTCACCTATTTTGCCATCCTGACCAACTCGCCCTACCGCCACATCAACCAGGTCATTGTCAGCACCGCGCATCTGTACGGCGTGGCTCTCTACTACGGCACCAACTTCGGTGACTTTCGCGCCACAGGAGTTTCGTATAGCCGGCCTGAAGCTCAGTATTATTGGATGTACTATATTGGTCTCAATGCGCCTTGGGCCGTGGTTCCACTTT TCTTTCTCTACGACAGCTACAAGCAGACAGCCAAGGCTTTCCGTGCTCTGCAAACGCACGAGTCGGAACGCAAGACGCAATAA